In one window of Gemmatimonadota bacterium DNA:
- a CDS encoding zinc-dependent metalloprotease, whose translation MIRHRLTAAALLLATAACAAAQPATTPAPAPGAAPATSANGGRPAGARADSTKTPKPRIKAFKDLITDKAKADSGLFTVWTQGDSTFYEIPNATLGREMLLVSRIARTATNIGYGGEETNESVVRWERQGDKILLRTVSYLNVADSTLPISRAVRAANFEPIVAALPIVAYNGDTTAVLVDISKTYTADVALFGLEKGRREAYQVRRLDENRSYLGAVRSYPQNVEVRAVLTYDAGKAPSNAETNTITVEMAHSMVVLPATPMQARRCDKRVGFFSIDQTDYGIDAQRAVDRCYISRWRLEPKDTAAFQRGELVEPVKQIVYYIDPATPLKWRPFLKQGVDDWNVAFAEAGFRNAIVGRDPPTAAEDPEFDPEDARYSVIRYYPSDIENAYGPSVVDPRSGEILESDIGWFHNVMNLLRNWYLVQTAAVNPDARGVAFADAVMGELVRFVSSHEVGHTLGLPHNMKASSAYPVDSLRSASFTQRMGTAPSIMDYARFNYIAQPGDTGVSFHPAIGVYDKWAIRWGYRPIIGATTPDAEKPMLDGWVLEHAGDPLYRFGDPSSIDPTSQTEDLGDDGVKAGTYGIANLKRIVPQLPTYAFEQGEDYSQLQEMYLQVLVQWGRYMGHATTIVGGVEQTRKAQGQDGPVYTIVSRARQKAAVRFLAEQAFATPTWMLNRDILSRFEHAGAVDRLRARQVAVLSNLLEPRRMQRLIESEAALGKDAYTLAELFTDAHAAVWGELAAARPVDEYRRNLQRGYLDRMQYLMTQELPPIPPEFARFVTVTNVNVGQSDIRAFARGDLEQIKREATSAAARSTDRVTVLHLRDVVARVEAILDPEK comes from the coding sequence ATGATCCGGCATCGCCTGACTGCCGCGGCACTCCTGCTGGCCACCGCCGCGTGCGCCGCCGCCCAGCCCGCCACGACCCCTGCGCCGGCCCCCGGCGCCGCACCGGCCACCAGCGCCAATGGCGGCCGTCCGGCAGGCGCCCGGGCCGACAGTACCAAGACGCCCAAGCCCAGGATCAAGGCGTTCAAGGACCTGATCACCGACAAGGCGAAGGCCGATTCCGGGCTCTTCACGGTCTGGACCCAGGGCGATTCCACCTTCTACGAGATCCCCAACGCCACCCTGGGCCGCGAGATGCTGCTGGTAAGCCGCATCGCGCGGACGGCCACCAACATCGGCTACGGCGGCGAGGAGACCAACGAGTCGGTGGTGCGGTGGGAGCGGCAGGGCGACAAGATCCTGCTGCGCACGGTGAGCTACCTGAACGTGGCCGACAGCACCCTGCCGATCAGCCGGGCAGTGCGCGCGGCCAACTTCGAGCCGATCGTGGCGGCGCTCCCCATCGTGGCCTACAACGGCGACACCACGGCGGTGCTCGTCGACATCTCGAAGACCTACACCGCCGACGTGGCGCTGTTCGGGCTCGAGAAGGGGCGGCGTGAGGCCTACCAGGTGCGGCGGCTGGACGAGAACCGCAGCTACCTGGGCGCGGTGCGGAGCTACCCGCAGAACGTCGAGGTGCGGGCCGTCCTCACCTACGACGCCGGCAAGGCGCCGAGCAACGCGGAGACCAACACCATCACGGTGGAGATGGCGCACTCGATGGTGGTGCTGCCGGCGACCCCGATGCAGGCACGACGCTGCGACAAGCGGGTGGGCTTCTTCTCGATCGACCAGACCGACTACGGCATCGACGCGCAGCGGGCGGTGGACCGCTGCTACATCAGCCGCTGGCGGCTGGAGCCGAAGGACACGGCGGCGTTCCAGCGGGGCGAGCTGGTGGAGCCGGTCAAGCAGATCGTGTACTACATCGACCCGGCCACCCCGCTCAAGTGGCGCCCCTTCCTCAAGCAGGGCGTGGACGACTGGAACGTCGCCTTCGCCGAGGCCGGATTCCGGAACGCCATCGTGGGCCGGGACCCGCCGACGGCCGCCGAGGACCCCGAGTTCGACCCGGAGGACGCCCGGTACTCGGTGATCCGCTACTACCCCTCGGACATCGAGAACGCCTACGGGCCCAGCGTGGTGGACCCGCGGAGCGGTGAGATCCTGGAGAGCGACATCGGCTGGTTCCACAACGTGATGAACCTGCTCCGCAACTGGTATCTGGTGCAGACCGCGGCGGTGAACCCCGACGCCCGCGGGGTGGCGTTTGCCGATGCCGTGATGGGCGAGCTGGTGCGGTTCGTGTCGAGCCACGAGGTGGGCCACACCCTCGGCCTGCCGCACAACATGAAGGCGTCGAGCGCGTACCCGGTCGACTCGCTCCGCTCGGCGAGCTTCACGCAGCGGATGGGCACCGCGCCCTCCATCATGGACTACGCGCGGTTCAACTATATCGCGCAGCCGGGCGACACCGGGGTGAGCTTCCACCCGGCCATCGGGGTGTACGACAAGTGGGCCATCCGGTGGGGCTACCGGCCCATCATCGGGGCCACCACGCCCGACGCCGAGAAGCCGATGCTCGACGGCTGGGTCCTCGAGCACGCCGGCGACCCGCTCTACCGCTTCGGCGACCCGAGCAGCATCGACCCGACCAGCCAGACCGAAGACCTGGGTGACGACGGCGTGAAGGCCGGCACCTACGGCATCGCCAACCTGAAGCGCATCGTTCCGCAGCTGCCCACCTACGCCTTCGAGCAGGGCGAGGACTACAGCCAGCTGCAGGAGATGTACCTCCAGGTGCTGGTGCAGTGGGGCCGGTACATGGGCCACGCGACCACCATCGTCGGCGGGGTGGAGCAGACCCGGAAGGCGCAGGGGCAGGACGGGCCGGTGTACACCATCGTGTCCCGCGCCCGGCAGAAGGCCGCCGTCCGGTTCCTGGCGGAGCAGGCCTTCGCCACGCCGACCTGGATGCTCAACCGCGACATCCTGAGCCGGTTCGAGCACGCCGGCGCCGTGGACCGGCTGCGGGCCCGGCAGGTGGCGGTGCTCAGCAACCTGCTCGAGCCGCGGCGGATGCAGCGCCTGATCGAGTCCGAGGCGGCCCTGGGGAAGGACGCCTACACGCTGGCAGAGCTGTTCACCGACGCCCACGCCGCGGTGTGGGGTGAACTGGCGGCGGCGCGACCGGTGGATGAGTACCGCCGCAACCTGCAGCGCGGCTACCTGGACCGGATGCAGTACCTGATGACCCAGGAGCTCCCGCCGATCCCGCCGGAGTTCGCGCGGTTCGTCACGGTGACCAACGTGAACGTCGGCCAGTCCGACATCCGCGCCTTCGCGCGTGGAGACCTGGAGCAGATCAAGCGGGAGGCCACGAGCGCCGCGGCACGCTCCACGGACCGGGTGACGGTGCTGCACCTGCGGGATGTGGTCGCGCGGGTGGAGGCGATTCTGGATCCGGAGAAGTAG